One part of the Mariniblastus fucicola genome encodes these proteins:
- a CDS encoding methyltransferase domain-containing protein gives MNKPLSIEHAENTSLKQTAKQFAGQVLAAIASKRTKELIDTPISQPTGLQDKLIMAHLKRQAFRQNDADFFERLHIDFWQGEGGAVFSENCDHRFENLFLSKQKLDFDQLRQIWDERQPKHIVEFGCNSGLLLQYMTTELGGVESSTGIEINAEQVRKNQESSKFDSRINFLNADGGKWLLENGQANSLFVSNGGVLEYFRRERLDEMLTHICNNLGPAVFFAVEPVADDHDWKKTTESVPFGEELSFSHNYTDLFESNGFQIVHQRAVEFESWKMMATIAVTD, from the coding sequence ATGAATAAACCACTATCAATTGAGCACGCTGAAAACACTTCGTTGAAGCAAACGGCCAAGCAGTTCGCAGGGCAAGTTTTGGCCGCGATCGCCTCCAAGCGTACCAAAGAATTGATTGACACTCCCATCAGCCAACCGACTGGGTTACAAGACAAGCTGATCATGGCACATCTCAAGCGGCAAGCCTTTCGTCAGAATGATGCCGACTTCTTCGAGCGACTTCACATTGACTTTTGGCAAGGCGAAGGTGGAGCTGTCTTTTCAGAGAACTGCGACCATCGCTTCGAAAATCTGTTTCTGTCGAAGCAAAAACTTGACTTCGATCAACTTCGCCAAATCTGGGACGAGCGACAGCCAAAGCACATCGTTGAATTCGGCTGCAACTCGGGCCTGTTACTCCAATACATGACGACTGAACTCGGCGGCGTTGAATCATCGACAGGCATCGAGATCAATGCAGAACAAGTTCGGAAGAATCAAGAATCATCAAAGTTCGATTCGCGAATAAACTTCCTCAATGCCGATGGCGGGAAGTGGCTACTTGAAAACGGGCAAGCGAATTCGCTGTTCGTGTCTAACGGCGGAGTCCTCGAGTACTTTCGACGCGAGCGACTCGATGAAATGCTAACTCACATTTGCAACAATCTTGGCCCTGCAGTTTTCTTTGCGGTTGAGCCTGTTGCTGACGATCACGATTGGAAGAAGACAACAGAATCCGTTCCGTTTGGTGAAGAGCTGTCTTTTTCGCACAACTACACAGACCTGTTTGAATCAAATGGTTTTCAGATTGTCCATCAAAGAGCGGTCGAGTTCGAATCGTGGAAAATGATGGCGACGATTGCTGTTACAGATTGA